In Tenebrio molitor chromosome 8, icTenMoli1.1, whole genome shotgun sequence, a genomic segment contains:
- the LOC138136337 gene encoding uncharacterized protein, producing MSSTVDDLQRDFVVAVSVLGGVNVLLLCGVVGLYVWNFILTKRLKALEPFVNFKLQRPKLYETSHSAPETPSHAYDNSGYERRDLNPIAIRSKASFDNANFIIGNPNKLASNSFRSPDYLDLDSRFY from the exons ATGTCTTCTACA GTGGACGATTTACAAAGAGATTTCGTCGTAGCTGTGAGTGTTCTGGGAGGAGTTAATGTTCTTCTGTTGTGCGGAGTTGTTGGACTCTACGTGTGGAactttattttgacaaaacGCCTCAAAGCCCTCGAACCATTCGTCAACTTCAAACTGCA ACGGCCGAAACTCTACGAAACTTCACACTCGGCCCCTGAAACTCCCAGCCATGCGTACGACAACTCCGGATACGAGAGGAGAGACTTGAACCCGATCGCCATCCGAAGCAAGGCGAGTTTCGACAATGCCAACTTCATCATAGGCAACCCGAATAAACTCGCGTC AAATTCGTTCCGAAGTCC